The sequence below is a genomic window from Aureispira sp. CCB-E.
TTTAGAATCGAATGAAGACACCGAAGCTTCTGACGAAGAAGCCAATGAGGGTGACAGCATAAACCCAATATGGGACGAGTTAAAAAAATTAAAATAATAACGTTTAAATAAAATAAGAAGATGGCACATCCGAAGAGTAGAATATCAAAGCAGCGTAAACGCAAACGTCGTACTCACTACAAGATTACAGCTCCTCATGTTGTTAGTTGTAGTAACTGTGGTGCTCCTACATTGAGACACCGTATCTGTGAAGCTTGCGGTTCTTACCGTGGTCGTACAATCCTTAACAAAACAGAACCTGTTGTAGAGGACGTTGAAAACACAATCGACGACGTAGAAGTAGAAGATTAGTATTAGGTAGCTTCGCCACCTTAGTGGGAACCAATGTGGCTATCTGATTATCTTTAATATAGATAACTCTTATTCCTTATCAAAAAGGGGTAAGAGTTTTTCTATTTGTTATTGGGTCGAATAAAGGGAGGTCAATTTTCTTATTTT
It includes:
- the rpmF gene encoding 50S ribosomal protein L32, giving the protein MAHPKSRISKQRKRKRRTHYKITAPHVVSCSNCGAPTLRHRICEACGSYRGRTILNKTEPVVEDVENTIDDVEVED